In Thermomonas carbonis, a single genomic region encodes these proteins:
- the lepB gene encoding signal peptidase I yields the protein MVWFETILVALTALTGFIWLLDKLFLAKRRAAAAGPLDEVKEPVAVDYSKAFFPILVLVLGLRSFVAEPFRIPSSSMMPTLLIGDFILVNKFSYGLRWPITNKKFLANGAPERGDVVVFRPPHHPRQDWIKRVIGLPGDTVGYHDNKLTVNGREVPYRMEGVYQGLGQGAEMTGASRLTEGLPGRPHFVLRRDDTPLPYQGEGDWTVPEGHYFVMGDNRNNSEDSRFWETHFLPESNLRGKAMIVWMNFDRQADHWVDTSRIGKRIP from the coding sequence ATGGTGTGGTTCGAGACGATCCTGGTCGCCCTGACCGCGTTGACCGGTTTCATCTGGTTGCTCGACAAGCTGTTCCTGGCCAAGCGCCGCGCCGCCGCCGCCGGTCCGCTGGACGAGGTCAAGGAACCGGTGGCCGTGGACTATTCCAAGGCCTTCTTCCCGATCCTGGTGCTGGTGCTGGGCCTGCGCAGCTTCGTCGCCGAACCATTCCGGATCCCGTCCAGTTCGATGATGCCCACCCTGCTGATCGGCGACTTCATCCTGGTCAACAAGTTCTCCTACGGCCTGCGCTGGCCGATCACCAACAAGAAGTTCCTGGCCAATGGCGCGCCTGAGCGAGGCGATGTGGTGGTGTTCCGGCCGCCGCACCACCCGCGCCAGGACTGGATCAAGCGGGTCATCGGCCTGCCCGGCGACACAGTCGGGTACCACGACAACAAGCTGACCGTGAACGGCCGCGAAGTGCCCTATCGCATGGAAGGCGTGTACCAGGGACTGGGCCAAGGTGCCGAGATGACCGGTGCCTCCAGACTTACCGAGGGCCTTCCCGGACGGCCGCATTTTGTCCTGCGCCGCGACGACACCCCGTTGCCTTACCAGGGGGAGGGTGACTGGACGGTGCCGGAGGGGCATTATTTCGTCATGGGCGACAATCGCAACAACAGCGAGGACAGCCGGTTCTGGGAGACGCACTTCCTGCCGGAGTCCAACCTGCGCGGCAAGGCGATGATCGTGTGGATGAATTTCGACCGCCAGGCCGACCACTGGGTGGACACTTCCCGGATCGGCAAGCGGATTCCTTGA
- the rnc gene encoding ribonuclease III, which produces MQSRPWCVAQPRNDLAPRAFAGHVYTDPALLDQALTHRSAGSPHNERLEFLGDALINQFIAEALYRYWPKADEGALTRGRAELVRESALAGIARTLDLGANLVLGPGEMKTGGHRRDSILADALEALVASIYLDAGFDACRAVVLPWFDPLIAGLPPANKVGKDAKTRLQEWLQARQRGLPVYTLVEEHGDDHARIFRVSCRLAEPAITTEGEGSSRRAAEQQAAEAAMQVIDA; this is translated from the coding sequence ATGCAGAGCAGGCCCTGGTGCGTGGCGCAGCCGCGCAATGACCTGGCGCCGCGCGCATTCGCCGGGCACGTCTATACGGACCCGGCTTTGCTCGATCAGGCGCTGACCCATCGCAGCGCCGGCAGTCCGCACAACGAACGTCTGGAATTCCTCGGCGATGCGCTGATCAATCAGTTCATCGCCGAGGCGCTTTACCGGTACTGGCCGAAGGCCGACGAAGGCGCGCTGACCCGCGGCCGCGCCGAGTTGGTCCGCGAGTCGGCCCTGGCGGGGATCGCTCGCACGCTGGATCTTGGCGCGAACCTGGTGCTCGGGCCTGGGGAGATGAAGACCGGCGGCCATCGCCGCGATTCGATCCTCGCCGATGCACTGGAGGCACTGGTCGCGTCGATCTACCTGGATGCCGGCTTCGATGCCTGCCGCGCGGTTGTGCTGCCGTGGTTCGACCCGCTGATTGCGGGGCTGCCGCCGGCGAACAAGGTCGGCAAGGACGCCAAGACCCGGCTGCAGGAATGGCTGCAGGCGCGCCAGCGCGGACTGCCCGTTTACACGCTGGTCGAGGAACACGGCGACGACCATGCCCGGATCTTCCGGGTCAGTTGCCGCCTGGCCGAACCGGCCATCACCACCGAAGGCGAGGGCAGTTCGCGCCGCGCCGCGGAACAACAGGCGGCCGAAGCTGCCATGCAGGTCATCGACGCATGA
- a CDS encoding 3-hydroxyacyl-CoA dehydrogenase NAD-binding domain-containing protein produces the protein MADSPAAGFDGLRLRHWRPERREDGVLVLQFDRADAAVNAFSQDVLIELADVLERIAIDPPKGVVIASAKASGFIAGADLKEFQEFDRKGTVDDAIRRGQDVFQRLAELPCPTVAAIHGFCMGGGTEIALACRYRVASNDASTRIGLPETQLGIFPGWGGSARLPRLVGAPAAMDMMLTGRALSASAARGIGLVDKVVEPALLIDAAASLALRGTTRPFKQRALGWVTNTFVARKLLAPQMAKQVARKAKKDHYPAPYALISTWQRFGGKSLQARLDGERRAVVKLAGTTTARNLIRIFFMTERLKGLGKGDAGIRHVHVVGAGVMGGDIAAFAAYKGFEVTLQDREQRFIDAAMTRAQALFDKKVKDPAKRPAVAQRLQGDLAGDGVAKADLVIEAIIENPEAKRALYETLEPRMKPDALLTTNTSSIPLDDLRGHIARPAQFAGLHYFNPVAQMPLVEIIHHDGMAPETERRLAAFCKALGKFPVPVAGTPGFLVNRVLFPYMLEAGTAYAEGIPGPAIDKAAVKFGMPMGPIELIDTVGLDVAAGVGRELAPFLGLEVPAALAQVDPTKRGKKDGQGLYTWENGKARKPELPADYKAPDDLEDRLILPLLNEAVACLHDGVVADADLLDAGAIFGTGFAPFRGGPIQYIRTAGADALLERLKALQAKYGERFAPRQGWDNPALREPPQ, from the coding sequence ATGGCCGATTCTCCCGCCGCAGGCTTCGACGGGCTTCGCCTCCGCCACTGGCGCCCCGAGCGCCGCGAGGACGGCGTGCTGGTCCTGCAGTTCGATCGCGCCGACGCCGCGGTCAACGCGTTCTCGCAGGACGTGCTGATCGAATTGGCCGACGTGCTGGAACGGATCGCCATCGACCCTCCCAAAGGCGTGGTGATCGCCTCGGCCAAGGCCAGCGGCTTCATCGCCGGCGCCGACCTCAAGGAATTCCAGGAGTTCGACCGCAAGGGCACCGTGGACGATGCCATCCGTCGAGGCCAGGACGTGTTCCAGCGACTCGCCGAACTGCCCTGTCCGACGGTGGCCGCAATCCACGGTTTCTGCATGGGCGGCGGCACCGAAATCGCACTGGCATGTCGCTATCGCGTGGCCAGCAACGATGCCTCCACCCGCATCGGCCTGCCGGAAACCCAACTCGGCATTTTCCCGGGCTGGGGCGGCAGCGCGCGACTGCCTCGCCTGGTCGGTGCGCCTGCGGCGATGGACATGATGCTCACCGGTCGCGCGTTGTCGGCGAGTGCCGCGCGTGGGATCGGGTTGGTCGACAAGGTCGTCGAACCCGCATTGCTGATCGATGCCGCGGCCTCGCTGGCGCTGCGTGGCACGACGCGCCCGTTCAAGCAGCGCGCGCTCGGCTGGGTCACCAACACCTTCGTCGCGCGCAAGTTGCTGGCGCCGCAGATGGCCAAGCAGGTGGCGCGCAAGGCCAAGAAGGATCACTACCCGGCGCCGTATGCGCTGATTTCCACCTGGCAGCGTTTCGGCGGCAAGAGCCTGCAGGCGCGGCTGGATGGCGAGCGCCGTGCGGTGGTGAAACTGGCTGGCACGACCACTGCACGCAACCTGATCCGCATCTTCTTCATGACCGAACGCCTGAAAGGCCTTGGCAAGGGCGATGCCGGCATCCGCCATGTGCATGTGGTCGGTGCCGGGGTGATGGGTGGCGACATCGCTGCGTTCGCCGCCTACAAGGGCTTCGAGGTCACCCTGCAGGATCGCGAGCAGCGTTTCATCGATGCCGCCATGACCCGCGCGCAGGCGCTGTTCGACAAGAAGGTCAAGGATCCCGCCAAGCGTCCCGCCGTTGCACAGCGCCTGCAGGGCGACCTTGCCGGCGATGGCGTGGCAAAGGCTGATCTCGTCATCGAGGCGATCATCGAGAATCCCGAAGCCAAGCGCGCGCTGTATGAAACCCTCGAGCCGCGGATGAAACCCGACGCGCTGCTGACCACCAACACCTCGTCGATCCCGCTCGACGACCTGCGCGGGCACATCGCGCGGCCGGCGCAATTCGCCGGCCTGCACTACTTCAACCCGGTCGCGCAGATGCCGCTGGTCGAGATCATCCACCACGACGGCATGGCGCCCGAGACCGAGCGCCGGCTGGCCGCGTTCTGCAAGGCGCTGGGCAAGTTCCCGGTGCCGGTGGCGGGCACGCCCGGCTTCCTGGTCAACCGCGTGCTGTTCCCTTACATGCTGGAAGCCGGCACCGCCTACGCCGAAGGCATCCCCGGCCCGGCGATCGACAAGGCGGCGGTGAAGTTCGGCATGCCGATGGGTCCGATCGAACTGATCGACACCGTTGGCCTGGACGTGGCCGCCGGCGTGGGCCGCGAACTCGCGCCGTTCCTGGGTCTGGAAGTACCGGCGGCGCTGGCGCAGGTCGATCCAACCAAACGCGGCAAGAAAGACGGCCAAGGCCTGTACACGTGGGAGAACGGCAAGGCCAGGAAGCCCGAACTGCCGGCCGACTACAAGGCGCCCGACGACCTCGAAGATCGCCTGATCCTGCCCCTGCTCAACGAAGCGGTGGCCTGCCTGCACGACGGCGTGGTGGCCGATGCCGACCTGCTGGATGCCGGCGCGATCTTCGGCACCGGCTTCGCCCCGTTCCGCGGCGGCCCGATCCAGTACATCCGTACCGCTGGTGCCGATGCCTTGCTGGAACGACTCAAGGCCCTGCAGGCGAAATACGGCGAGCGCTTCGCGCCACGCCAGGGCTGGGACAATCCGGCGCTGCGCGAACCGCCGCAGTAA
- the recO gene encoding DNA repair protein RecO — protein MRFVGEPAFVLHARAWRETSLLVEVLSAEHGRIGLVARGVQGPKKHVLRAALQPLQSIRFDGVQRGELAQLTSAEAVDAAPLLHGDASLGAFYLNELCMRLAPRQAPQPDLHAAYAQVRERLRVGEPLAWILRRFERDLLEALGSGFEYVTDGDGTAIDPAARYRLEAEHGPRRVLGERVGERRESATGRALLALGDDAMPNAEDLASLRLPLRAMILHELGGRGLKSWEMLGELGRLATPKA, from the coding sequence ATGCGCTTCGTCGGCGAGCCGGCGTTCGTGCTCCACGCGCGCGCCTGGCGCGAGACCAGCCTGCTGGTAGAAGTGCTGAGTGCCGAACATGGCCGCATCGGCCTGGTCGCGCGTGGCGTGCAGGGACCGAAAAAGCATGTCTTGCGTGCGGCGCTGCAACCGTTGCAATCGATCCGCTTTGACGGCGTGCAGCGGGGCGAACTGGCGCAGCTAACCTCGGCGGAAGCGGTCGATGCCGCGCCCCTGCTGCACGGCGATGCCTCGCTTGGCGCTTTCTATCTCAACGAACTGTGCATGCGGCTTGCGCCACGCCAGGCCCCGCAGCCCGATTTGCATGCGGCCTATGCGCAGGTGCGCGAACGCTTGCGCGTGGGCGAGCCCTTGGCGTGGATCCTGCGCCGCTTCGAGCGCGACCTGCTGGAGGCGCTCGGTAGCGGGTTCGAGTACGTCACCGATGGTGATGGCACCGCGATAGACCCCGCCGCGCGCTATCGGCTGGAGGCGGAACACGGACCGCGGCGCGTCCTCGGCGAACGCGTGGGCGAGCGTCGCGAGAGCGCGACCGGGCGCGCACTGCTGGCACTGGGCGATGACGCGATGCCGAATGCCGAAGATCTGGCCAGCCTGCGCCTGCCCTTGCGCGCGATGATCCTGCACGAGCTGGGCGGGCGCGGCCTGAAGTCGTGGGAGATGCTCGGTGAACTGGGGCGGCTGGCCACGCCGAAAGCCTAG
- a CDS encoding DUF4845 domain-containing protein, protein MKRKQGGMTMLGFLITLSVVILFIFCGMKIVPMYIEFYSVKKALASIANEQSAGATSKDAIRGMFARHLKIDYVKIIKPDMLKIETTDSGFNLSVDYERREELIANLDVVGKFHAEQALVRGAAAQ, encoded by the coding sequence ATGAAGCGCAAGCAAGGCGGCATGACCATGCTGGGGTTCCTGATCACCCTTTCCGTGGTGATCCTCTTCATTTTCTGCGGCATGAAGATCGTGCCGATGTACATCGAGTTCTATTCAGTGAAGAAAGCGCTCGCCAGCATCGCCAACGAGCAGAGCGCTGGCGCTACCTCCAAGGACGCGATCCGCGGGATGTTCGCAAGGCATCTGAAGATCGACTACGTGAAGATCATCAAGCCGGACATGCTCAAGATCGAGACCACCGACAGCGGCTTCAACCTCAGCGTCGACTACGAGCGCCGCGAAGAATTGATCGCCAACCTCGACGTGGTCGGCAAGTTCCATGCAGAGCAGGCCCTGGTGCGTGGCGCAGCCGCGCAATGA
- the era gene encoding GTPase Era, with product MNNQSQRSGAIAVIGRPNVGKSTLVNALVGAKVSITSNRPQTTRHRLLGIATFPGGQLQLVDTPGIHGEQGKRSGKAMNRMMNRAARGALEGVDAAVLVIEAGRWDAEDGLAFDALREGGLPVVLVVNQVDKIKDKGALLPFIAKVSDGREFAAVHPLSALKRKGLEALVDTLLGLVPEAAPQFGEDEITDKSQRFLAGELVREQLMRQLGEELPYATTVEVEKFEEDVTGRQLVYRIDAVVWVEREGQKAIVIGKGGERLREIGTRARGQMERLFDAKVFLQTWVRVREGWSDDEAALRSLGYHD from the coding sequence ATGAACAACCAGTCCCAACGCAGTGGCGCGATCGCGGTGATCGGGCGCCCGAACGTCGGTAAGTCGACCCTGGTCAACGCCCTGGTCGGCGCCAAGGTCAGCATCACCTCCAACCGGCCGCAGACCACGCGTCATCGGTTGCTGGGCATCGCCACGTTCCCGGGCGGGCAATTGCAGCTGGTGGACACGCCCGGCATCCATGGCGAGCAGGGCAAGCGCTCCGGCAAGGCGATGAACCGCATGATGAACCGCGCGGCGCGCGGCGCGCTGGAAGGCGTGGACGCGGCGGTGCTGGTGATCGAGGCCGGCCGCTGGGATGCGGAAGATGGTCTGGCCTTCGATGCCCTCCGCGAGGGCGGCTTGCCGGTGGTACTGGTGGTCAACCAGGTCGACAAGATCAAGGACAAGGGCGCGCTGCTGCCGTTCATCGCCAAGGTCAGCGATGGCCGCGAGTTTGCCGCCGTGCATCCGCTCTCCGCGCTCAAGCGCAAGGGACTGGAGGCGCTGGTCGACACCCTGCTGGGCCTGGTGCCGGAAGCCGCGCCGCAGTTCGGCGAGGACGAGATCACCGACAAGAGCCAGCGCTTCCTCGCCGGCGAGCTGGTGCGCGAGCAGTTGATGCGCCAGTTGGGCGAGGAACTGCCCTATGCCACCACGGTCGAGGTGGAAAAGTTCGAGGAAGACGTGACCGGCAGGCAGCTGGTGTACCGGATCGACGCGGTGGTCTGGGTGGAACGCGAAGGCCAGAAGGCGATCGTGATCGGCAAGGGCGGCGAGCGCCTGCGCGAGATCGGCACGCGCGCCCGTGGGCAGATGGAGCGCCTGTTCGATGCCAAGGTGTTCCTGCAGACTTGGGTGCGCGTGCGCGAAGGCTGGTCCGACGACGAAGCGGCATTGCGCTCGCTCGGTTACCACGACTGA
- the rpoE gene encoding RNA polymerase sigma factor RpoE, with protein MAEDDVSQALDQDLVARVQRGDSAAFDLLVRKYQHRTAALISRYIHDWSEVQDVAQDTFIRAYRAIGGFRGDAQFSTWLHRIAVNTAKNHLMSSNRKPPTDDIEIEDAEQFESGLRLRDNDTPERELMRQQLEQTVLRAVEDLPPELRDAITFREVEGMSYEEIAERMDCPIGTVRSRIFRAREAIDERMKPLLDHDERKRSHA; from the coding sequence ATGGCCGAGGATGACGTGTCTCAAGCCCTGGACCAGGATCTGGTCGCCCGCGTGCAACGCGGCGACAGCGCCGCCTTCGACCTGCTGGTGCGCAAGTACCAGCACCGGACGGCTGCGCTGATTTCGCGCTACATCCACGACTGGTCGGAAGTCCAGGACGTGGCCCAGGACACCTTCATCCGAGCCTATCGCGCCATCGGCGGCTTCCGCGGCGACGCGCAGTTCTCCACGTGGCTGCACCGGATCGCGGTCAATACCGCGAAGAACCACCTGATGTCGAGCAACCGCAAGCCGCCGACCGACGATATCGAAATCGAGGATGCCGAGCAGTTCGAGTCCGGCCTGCGCCTGCGCGACAACGACACGCCCGAGCGCGAACTGATGCGCCAGCAACTGGAACAAACGGTGCTGCGCGCGGTCGAAGACCTGCCGCCCGAATTGCGCGACGCGATCACTTTCCGCGAAGTGGAAGGTATGAGCTACGAAGAGATTGCCGAGCGCATGGATTGCCCGATCGGCACGGTGCGTTCGCGCATCTTCCGTGCCCGCGAAGCGATCGACGAGCGCATGAAACCCCTGCTGGACCACGACGAACGCAAGCGTTCGCACGCCTGA
- the lepA gene encoding translation elongation factor 4 yields MRNIRNFSIIAHIDHGKSTLADRIIQLCGGLQDREMEAQVLDSNPIERERGITIKAQSVSLPYTALDGTTYQLNFIDTPGHVDFSYEVSRSLAACEGALLVVDAAQGVEAQSVANCYTAVEQGLEVVPVLNKIDLPTADVDKVKEEIEAVIGIDAEDAVAISAKTGLNVRDVLEAIVKRIPPPTPRDTDKLQALIIDSWFDNYLGVVSLVRVMQGEIKPGDKLLVMSTGRTHQVDKVGVFTPKRKELTKLGAGEVGWVHASIKDVHGAPVGDTLTLAGDPAPGPLPGFQEMQPRVFAGMFPVDAEDYPDLREALDKLRLNDAALRFEPESSEAMGFGFRCGFLGMLHMEIVQERLEREYDLNLISTAPTVIYEVLKTDGGIVPMDNPAKLPPINQVQEIREPIIRANILTPPDYIGNVIKLCEEKRGVQVGITYMASQVQVSYELPMAEVVLDFFDKLKSVSRGYASLDYHFLRFEAGPFVRVDTLINGDKVDALSIIVHRSHADRRGRELTEKMKELIPRQMFDVAIQAAIGAQVIARTTVKAMRKNVLAKCYGGDASRKKKLLEKQKAGKKRMKQVGSVEIPQEAFLAVLQMDSK; encoded by the coding sequence ATGCGGAACATCCGCAACTTCTCGATCATCGCCCACATCGACCACGGCAAGTCGACGCTGGCCGATCGCATCATCCAGCTCTGCGGCGGCCTGCAGGACCGCGAGATGGAAGCGCAGGTGCTCGATTCCAACCCGATCGAGCGCGAGCGCGGCATCACCATCAAGGCGCAGTCGGTCTCGCTGCCGTACACGGCGCTGGATGGCACGACGTACCAACTGAACTTCATCGATACCCCCGGCCACGTCGACTTCAGTTACGAAGTCAGCCGCTCGCTGGCCGCCTGCGAAGGCGCGTTGCTGGTCGTGGACGCGGCGCAGGGCGTCGAGGCGCAATCCGTCGCGAACTGCTACACCGCGGTCGAGCAGGGCCTGGAAGTGGTGCCGGTGCTCAACAAGATCGACCTGCCGACCGCCGACGTCGACAAGGTCAAGGAAGAAATCGAGGCGGTGATCGGCATCGATGCCGAGGACGCGGTGGCGATCAGCGCCAAGACCGGCCTCAACGTACGCGATGTGCTGGAGGCGATCGTCAAGCGCATCCCGCCACCGACGCCGCGCGACACCGACAAGCTGCAGGCGCTGATCATCGACTCGTGGTTCGACAACTATCTGGGCGTGGTCAGCCTGGTCCGGGTCATGCAGGGCGAGATCAAGCCGGGCGACAAGCTGCTGGTGATGTCGACCGGCCGCACCCATCAGGTCGACAAGGTCGGCGTGTTCACTCCCAAGCGCAAGGAGCTCACGAAGCTCGGTGCTGGCGAGGTGGGCTGGGTGCACGCCTCGATCAAGGACGTGCATGGCGCACCGGTCGGCGACACCCTGACGCTGGCGGGCGATCCCGCGCCGGGCCCGCTGCCCGGCTTCCAGGAAATGCAGCCGCGCGTATTCGCCGGCATGTTCCCGGTGGATGCCGAGGATTACCCGGACCTGCGCGAGGCGCTGGACAAGCTGCGCCTCAACGATGCCGCCCTGCGTTTCGAGCCGGAGAGTTCCGAGGCGATGGGCTTCGGCTTCCGTTGCGGCTTCCTGGGCATGCTGCACATGGAGATCGTGCAGGAGCGGCTGGAGCGCGAGTACGACCTGAACCTGATTTCCACCGCGCCCACGGTGATCTACGAGGTGCTGAAGACCGATGGCGGCATCGTGCCGATGGACAATCCCGCCAAGCTTCCGCCGATCAATCAGGTCCAGGAAATCCGCGAGCCGATCATCCGCGCCAACATCCTCACCCCGCCGGATTACATCGGCAACGTGATCAAGTTGTGCGAGGAGAAGCGTGGCGTGCAGGTCGGGATCACCTACATGGCCAGCCAGGTGCAGGTCAGCTATGAATTGCCGATGGCCGAAGTCGTGCTGGATTTCTTCGACAAGCTGAAATCGGTAAGCCGCGGCTATGCGTCGCTTGACTACCACTTCCTGCGTTTCGAGGCTGGCCCGTTCGTGCGCGTGGACACGTTGATCAATGGCGACAAGGTCGATGCGTTGAGCATCATCGTCCACCGCAGCCATGCCGACCGACGTGGCCGCGAGCTGACCGAAAAGATGAAGGAGTTGATTCCGCGGCAGATGTTCGACGTGGCGATCCAGGCTGCGATCGGCGCGCAGGTGATCGCCCGAACCACGGTCAAGGCGATGCGCAAGAACGTGCTGGCCAAGTGCTACGGTGGCGATGCCAGCCGCAAGAAGAAGTTGCTGGAGAAGCAGAAGGCCGGCAAGAAGCGGATGAAGCAGGTCGGCAGCGTGGAAATCCCGCAGGAAGCCTTCCTCGCGGTGCTGCAGATGGACAGCAAGTGA
- a CDS encoding sigma-E factor negative regulatory protein produces the protein MTHDTTLRANSLTQLSSREQLSALMDGALPADETRFLLRRLQHDASLAECWERWRLGGEVMRGLAPAQRLPADFASRVALALQQDEQPSKTVASPGRKPTWLRWGGGAAMAASLAVVVGFVARQPVADTPGVAPPPLVAAASTQLDPAPVPSLPEPAAPSLPAASETLVAATAIAAVARPQRSRNSASSTQATRISTAPQRERQIEALATANLPIDAPQPDIVTRPWPRSVLPQYAGNPLAASFGGQVRAEAPYNPFESPALAEIPPPAASQSAPESAPADASSRP, from the coding sequence ATGACCCACGACACCACACTCCGCGCCAATTCCCTGACCCAACTCAGCAGCCGCGAGCAGTTGTCCGCCTTGATGGACGGCGCGCTGCCGGCGGACGAAACCCGTTTTCTGCTGCGTCGACTGCAGCACGATGCATCGCTGGCCGAATGCTGGGAACGATGGCGACTGGGTGGCGAAGTAATGCGCGGGCTTGCCCCGGCGCAGCGGCTGCCGGCGGATTTCGCCTCGCGCGTCGCGCTGGCGTTGCAGCAGGACGAACAGCCGTCGAAGACGGTCGCATCGCCCGGTCGCAAGCCGACGTGGTTGCGCTGGGGCGGTGGTGCGGCGATGGCGGCCTCGCTGGCGGTGGTGGTCGGTTTCGTCGCCAGGCAACCCGTTGCGGACACACCCGGCGTGGCACCACCACCGCTGGTCGCTGCAGCCTCGACCCAACTCGATCCTGCGCCGGTCCCGTCGTTGCCCGAGCCTGCTGCACCGTCGCTGCCTGCGGCCAGCGAGACCCTGGTCGCTGCGACCGCCATCGCCGCCGTGGCGCGACCGCAGCGCAGCCGCAACAGCGCCAGCAGCACGCAGGCCACACGCATTTCGACCGCACCACAGCGTGAGCGCCAGATCGAAGCGCTGGCTACCGCCAATCTGCCGATCGATGCGCCGCAACCCGACATCGTGACCCGGCCGTGGCCGCGCTCGGTACTGCCGCAATACGCCGGCAATCCGCTGGCTGCGAGCTTCGGCGGACAGGTTCGTGCCGAAGCGCCGTACAACCCGTTCGAGTCGCCCGCGCTGGCCGAAATCCCGCCGCCTGCCGCTTCGCAATCCGCACCCGAGTCTGCCCCTGCGGATGCCAGCAGCCGACCCTGA
- a CDS encoding DegQ family serine endoprotease, with protein MTAAKTPLLRPLVLSVALAVAGLGAGTWYGVATAQSAVQAPAPELVAGLPDFTRLVDQVGPAVVSVQAEIGNKSQAMAPQRGQQQMPDDEEIPEFFRRFFGPGMSPMPGMPGGPGGPNARPRGMSQGTGFIISADGYVLTNHHVVDGADTVRIRMTDRREFVAKVVGSDEQSDVALLKIDGSGLPSLRIGDSRTLKSGQWVVAIGSPFGLDHSVTAGIISAVGRANPYAGQRYVPFIQTDVAINRGNSGGPLLDTRGQVVGINSQIFSNSGGYMGVSFAIPIDVAMNAVQQLKATGKVTRGQLGVQIQAITRENAKALGLAEPNGALVARVEPGSPAERAGILRQDVIRSINGQPVYDSSDLPPIVGAMAPGTKVSIEVIRDGKPRTVTATLNQLTEATAGPAVGADGAPRPAAAAQANALGIVGEDLDPQQRSRLGLEAGEGVLVARVEGVAAREAGLRPGDVILAVGRNDVSSAATLNAQLRAFGTGKPVMLLVRRGGGTQYLTINPSGD; from the coding sequence ATGACTGCTGCCAAGACTCCATTGCTTCGCCCGCTGGTCCTGTCCGTTGCCTTGGCCGTTGCCGGGCTGGGGGCTGGCACCTGGTACGGCGTGGCGACCGCGCAATCGGCGGTGCAAGCCCCGGCCCCCGAGCTGGTTGCCGGTTTGCCCGACTTCACCCGGCTGGTCGACCAGGTCGGTCCCGCGGTGGTCAGCGTGCAGGCGGAGATCGGCAACAAGTCGCAGGCGATGGCCCCCCAGCGAGGCCAGCAACAGATGCCCGATGACGAGGAAATCCCGGAGTTCTTCCGGCGCTTCTTTGGCCCCGGTATGAGCCCGATGCCCGGAATGCCCGGTGGCCCGGGCGGACCGAATGCGCGCCCGCGTGGCATGTCGCAGGGCACCGGCTTCATCATTTCCGCCGACGGCTACGTGCTGACCAACCACCACGTCGTCGATGGTGCTGACACGGTGCGGATCCGGATGACCGATCGCCGCGAGTTCGTCGCCAAGGTGGTCGGCAGCGACGAGCAGTCCGACGTCGCGTTGTTGAAGATCGACGGCAGCGGCCTGCCCAGCCTGCGCATCGGCGACTCGCGCACGCTCAAGTCCGGGCAGTGGGTGGTCGCGATCGGTTCGCCGTTCGGGCTGGATCATTCGGTGACCGCCGGCATCATCAGTGCGGTCGGTCGCGCCAACCCGTATGCGGGTCAGCGCTACGTGCCTTTCATCCAGACCGACGTGGCGATCAACCGCGGCAACTCGGGCGGTCCGTTGCTGGACACGCGCGGCCAGGTGGTCGGCATCAACTCGCAGATATTCAGCAATTCCGGCGGCTACATGGGCGTGAGCTTCGCCATCCCGATCGATGTGGCGATGAACGCGGTGCAGCAGCTCAAGGCCACCGGCAAGGTCACCCGCGGGCAGCTGGGCGTGCAGATCCAGGCGATCACCCGCGAAAATGCGAAGGCCTTGGGTCTGGCCGAGCCCAATGGCGCACTGGTCGCGCGGGTCGAGCCGGGCAGCCCGGCGGAACGCGCCGGCATCCTCCGCCAGGACGTGATCCGCAGCATCAATGGCCAGCCGGTGTACGACTCCAGCGACCTGCCGCCGATCGTTGGCGCGATGGCACCGGGCACCAAGGTGTCGATCGAAGTGATCCGCGACGGCAAGCCACGCACGGTCACTGCGACCCTCAATCAACTGACCGAAGCCACCGCCGGCCCCGCTGTCGGCGCGGATGGCGCACCGCGTCCGGCTGCCGCCGCCCAGGCGAACGCGCTCGGCATCGTCGGCGAAGACCTCGACCCGCAGCAGCGCAGTCGGCTCGGCCTGGAAGCGGGTGAGGGCGTGCTGGTCGCACGGGTGGAAGGCGTGGCGGCGCGTGAGGCCGGCCTGCGCCCCGGCGATGTCATCCTGGCCGTGGGACGCAATGACGTGTCCAGTGCCGCCACCCTCAATGCCCAGCTGCGCGCGTTCGGCACTGGCAAGCCGGTGATGCTGCTGGTGCGCCGGGGCGGTGGCACCCAGTACCTGACGATCAATCCGAGCGGGGACTGA